A stretch of DNA from Anaerolineae bacterium:
CCAGTTGGGTGAAGAACTGCGGCGATGAGCATCTGACCGAGGTCTTCCCCTTCCGGCCAGAATTCGTCGGCCAGCAGGAACCGAAGGTCGTGCTGGGCAAGAACAGCGGCCTCGATTCCATCCGCATCTGGCTGAACGACCTGGGCCGCGAGGCCACGGAAGAGCAGATGACGGAAATCCTGATGCAGTTGAAGAGCGAGTCCATGCAGAAGAAGCGTCTGCTGACCGTGGACGAGTTCCTCAATATTGTGGATCGTGTCCTGGCGTAGCGGGTTACGCGACTCCCGCCCCTCATCATGCCGGCAACACCGCCTGGGGTGGGAGTCACGTTCCCTTTTATGTGGGCTGGTTGCTGGATGAACTTCCGCGGTGCGGAAGCACTCGATCGTATTCTTGCGGATCACACCGTATGCCAGGGACGCACACTGCCGCCGCTGAAAGGCGGCTCACGCCGGGATTTGCCCTGTTCGTTGCCTGTCTGACCAGCTTTTTCGTCGGGTTTCTGCTGTCCAATGTGGCACCGGTCATCGGGGTGGCAGAACGCCGGCTGGGCCTTTCTGCCGCCCAGGTGGGCTGGGTGCTCTCCGCCATGCTCCTGAGCCATTCAGTGCTCCTGTTGATCGGCGGGGAGTTCATTGACCGCTGGGGCTTGTGGAAGGTGTTGGGCACGGCGTTCAGCGTGCTGACCCTTGGCTCCCTGGTGCAGGTGATGGCGGCGAGTTTTGGTGTACTGCTGATCGCCCGTCTGATCATGGGCATTGGCTCCGGTCTGGGTTTCCTGGCCGGCCTGCAGTTGGTGGGCCAGCATACGGGCGGCGGCCCGCGGCAGTCATTTCGCCAGGGGTTATACGGCGGCATGAATCATGTCGGCATTGTCATGGCGATGCTGTCACTGCCGGCGGGGTTGGCCGGCCTGGGTTGGGCCGGCACCTACGGCATCGTTGCCGCACTGCTCATCGTCGCCACCGGCATCGTCTGGTGGGGACTGCACCCGCTGGCGCGGGATTTCTCACCGACCACCCATATCCCCTGGCGGGAAATCCTGCGGGACCGGCGGAGCTGGTGGTTCTGTCTGGCCCATGCCATGACCTTCGGCTTCTACCTCTCGCTAGTGTCGTGGTTGGTGAAGTATTTGCGCGGGGCGTATGGTGCTGATGTGGCGCTGGCCACGGCTGTTTCCACAGGGTTGACAACCTGCGCGTTCCTGAGCCGCATGGGCGGGGGCTACCT
This window harbors:
- a CDS encoding MFS transporter, which gives rise to MPGTHTAAAERRLTPGFALFVACLTSFFVGFLLSNVAPVIGVAERRLGLSAAQVGWVLSAMLLSHSVLLLIGGEFIDRWGLWKVLGTAFSVLTLGSLVQVMAASFGVLLIARLIMGIGSGLGFLAGLQLVGQHTGGGPRQSFRQGLYGGMNHVGIVMAMLSLPAGLAGLGWAGTYGIVAALLIVATGIVWWGLHPLARDFSPTTHIPWREILRDRRSWWFCLAHAMTFGFYLSLVSWLVKYLRGAYGADVALATAVSTGLTTCAFLSRMGGGYLAGLVGEKRLVMWATAGVVVTFALMVLWGSLWPAVAGLALAVLAVNLPFGAIFALAGRSFPGGMTGRRLSFILTPASILAFVLPVVYGYVLEGTHSYGMGFLPWAVLGGLMFLVLLLQQSSVLRTTE